The genomic interval ACTGGTTCGACGTATGTCAACATAGACGCATGTCGAATGCCAAGGTGCTGCCGTTGCTCGATCCCGCCGATGGCCAGGTGCCGCCGTGCTGTCCGCCGCTCACCGAGCGCCCGATGACCGCCGAAGAGGCGGAGACGGCCGCCCGGATGTTCAAGGCGCTCGGCGACCCGGTCCGGCTGCGGCTGTTCTCCGCCGTGGCATCGCACGAGGGCGGCGAGGCGTGCGTGTGCGACATCTCCGACGTCGGCGTCTCCCAGCCCACGGTGTCCCACCATCTGAAGAAGCTCAAGGAGGCCGGGCTGCTCACCTCCGAGCGGCGTGGCACCTGGGTCTACTACCGGGTGGAGCCGTCCGTACTGGCCGCCATGGGCCGACTGCTGGTGGGGCCGTCGGCTGCCGCATGACCGCAGGCCGACGCCCGCCGGGGCGTCCAGGGACGGGGTCGGCGGCGCGCAGCGGCCATGAGCGGCGGCGGACGAGGCCGGCGGTTGTCATCCGGACGGGACGGAGGCTGCCGAGGAGCGGCTGAGCCCGCCTCCGGCCCTGCCGGGAGCGCGTCGGGATCGCCGTCCGGGGCGACGGCGTCGAGGACGGCTTCGCCCTCGACGGCAGATGCGTGCGCGCGGCCGGGAGCGGTGCACCTGGAACCGCCCGCGGTCCGGCAGCGCGTCCCCCTCTGATTCCCGGCGGGACTGGTCCCCGCGGCGCCTACGCGAGAAGGCCGGCGATGTCGCGGGCGGCGTCCCGGGCGGTGCGGCCGACGCCAATGAGCGTGGCCGACGCCGGGCCGGTCCAGTCGCCGTAACC from Streptomyces sp. DH-12 carries:
- a CDS encoding metalloregulator ArsR/SmtB family transcription factor; this translates as MSNAKVLPLLDPADGQVPPCCPPLTERPMTAEEAETAARMFKALGDPVRLRLFSAVASHEGGEACVCDISDVGVSQPTVSHHLKKLKEAGLLTSERRGTWVYYRVEPSVLAAMGRLLVGPSAAA